In Turicibacter sanguinis, a genomic segment contains:
- a CDS encoding [Fe-Fe] hydrogenase large subunit C-terminal domain-containing protein has translation MGVISFSEANCKNCYACVRACPVQSIKIKNEQAIIMEERCIACGLCLKACPKNVKKIETELEKVKQFIKSGQSVVVSLAPTAFGVFKDQGHKLVAALKKLGVSHVEETVVGAEVVTQVYETYQHFHLDKCYITSCCASVNLLIEKHYPKVIPHLIPVITPLMAHARMLKLKYGQDVKVVFVGPCLAKKIEGEEEESISAVLTIQELKQWFNEAGIKLNELEEVPLDDGVVSQRTYPMVGGMSKCFNEKDKKIEIVSVDGIRDCIEVIKGIERGEFKNIFFEMSACHHSCLGGPAIGEECENIFNRKMRIKDYARQTQPLHEMSEGGRLPLINLNRVFKNQYSPIIQPSEKEIELILNNIGKYSAMDELNCGSCGYPTCRQKAIAVYNHMAEPTMCLPYMKHKAETYSHVIFDVTPSIILVVDKSLTIIDFNPAAERFFEVKKDQAIDLPVSIFLDEAPFSSVIESKSDLLGHRLSLNENKTIVIQSIIWIEQQEVMLCILHDMTSEMAHELKMQHLKINAIDMAQQVINKQMIVAQEIASLLGETTAETKVTLTRLKRLIQEDEGGLS, from the coding sequence ATGGGGGTTATTAGTTTTTCAGAAGCAAATTGTAAAAATTGTTACGCCTGTGTTCGAGCCTGTCCGGTCCAATCGATTAAGATTAAAAATGAGCAAGCGATTATTATGGAAGAACGATGTATTGCATGTGGATTATGTTTAAAGGCTTGTCCTAAAAATGTGAAGAAGATTGAAACTGAATTAGAAAAAGTTAAGCAATTTATAAAATCGGGCCAATCAGTTGTTGTCTCATTAGCTCCAACCGCTTTTGGTGTTTTTAAAGATCAGGGACATAAATTAGTTGCAGCGCTAAAGAAATTAGGTGTCTCGCATGTAGAGGAAACGGTAGTTGGAGCAGAAGTCGTAACTCAAGTCTATGAAACGTATCAGCATTTTCATTTAGATAAGTGTTATATTACGAGTTGCTGTGCCTCTGTTAATTTATTAATTGAAAAACATTATCCTAAAGTAATCCCGCATTTGATTCCAGTCATTACCCCGTTAATGGCACATGCTAGAATGTTAAAATTGAAGTATGGGCAAGATGTCAAGGTGGTTTTTGTGGGGCCGTGTTTAGCCAAGAAAATCGAAGGTGAGGAGGAAGAAAGTATTTCTGCAGTACTAACGATACAAGAATTAAAGCAATGGTTTAATGAAGCGGGAATTAAATTAAATGAACTTGAAGAAGTCCCATTAGATGATGGGGTGGTGAGTCAACGAACGTATCCTATGGTGGGTGGCATGAGTAAGTGCTTCAATGAAAAAGATAAAAAAATTGAAATTGTATCCGTTGATGGAATTCGTGATTGTATTGAAGTGATTAAAGGAATTGAACGAGGAGAGTTTAAAAATATTTTCTTTGAAATGAGTGCTTGTCACCATAGTTGTCTTGGGGGACCTGCTATTGGAGAAGAATGTGAAAATATCTTTAATCGTAAAATGCGAATTAAAGATTATGCGAGGCAAACTCAGCCTCTACATGAGATGAGTGAAGGCGGACGTTTGCCTCTTATTAATCTCAATCGAGTGTTTAAAAATCAATATTCTCCGATTATTCAACCAAGTGAAAAAGAAATTGAGTTAATTTTAAATAATATAGGCAAGTATTCTGCAATGGATGAGTTGAATTGTGGAAGTTGCGGGTATCCAACGTGCCGACAAAAAGCAATTGCGGTTTATAATCATATGGCGGAACCGACGATGTGCTTGCCATATATGAAGCATAAGGCTGAAACTTATTCGCATGTTATTTTTGATGTGACACCGAGTATTATTTTAGTAGTGGATAAGAGCTTAACGATTATTGATTTTAATCCAGCAGCAGAACGTTTTTTTGAAGTGAAGAAAGATCAGGCGATTGATTTGCCAGTTTCAATCTTTTTAGATGAAGCCCCTTTTTCAAGTGTTATTGAGTCAAAAAGCGATCTATTAGGGCATCGTTTAAGCTTAAATGAAAACAAAACGATCGTGATTCAAAGTATTATTTGGATTGAGCAGCAAGAAGTGATGTTATGTATCTTACATGATATGACGAGTGAGATGGCACACGAGTTAAAAATGCAGCATTTAAAAATTAACGCCATTGATATGGCCCAACAAGTTATTAATAAGCAGATGATTGTTGCACAAGAAATTGCCAGTTTATTAGGGGAGACGACAGCAGAAACGAAAGTGACGTTAACTCGTTTAAAACGATTGATTCAAGAAGATGAGGGAGGATTATCATGA
- a CDS encoding (2Fe-2S) ferredoxin domain-containing protein, translating to MKTIKICVGSSCHLKGSYEVIQIFQSLIEKHQLQEVLELRAAFCLGHCTEAVSVMGPNEEVLAVSPDDAEKLFEAVIKPQLGKE from the coding sequence GTGAAAACGATTAAAATTTGTGTGGGAAGTTCATGCCATTTGAAAGGATCGTATGAAGTGATTCAGATTTTTCAATCGCTGATTGAAAAGCATCAGCTACAAGAAGTGTTGGAATTAAGAGCTGCTTTTTGTTTAGGTCATTGCACGGAGGCGGTCTCTGTTATGGGACCGAATGAAGAAGTATTGGCGGTTTCTCCTGATGATGCAGAGAAACTATTTGAAGCAGTGATTAAACCACAATTAGGAAAGGAGTGA
- a CDS encoding M15 family metallopeptidase gives MQKLCVVIALISLLGIGFTFYSHMMSDEMQLERLGYSKEVITQLRNENSEMIDKIIRDKRSSEELLDYLFVKNFNYDCYDEYVDLKEKYPELEATEVVYVASFFEHVFVPTLLQNGYDETTIDMWFQSPNFSQYIKTGDITTLNSILSFAKETGNDLYTLLEYVSYEKRYPQIGINETIAQVDEYQNTIFPALKQKGYQAEEIEVLYTSCELTDLKALIDTDLNPSQTLELMTASSFSSANFEIYDEVLNSGHSITYALQYAKYPNVKSNFYEAIVSTPNPNQLLALVNKNYQLEATYVPTDFVPLDVTLSTFALTGTNYLRRDAADATEKLFEAAKEEGIELLLRSGYISYETQKKNYEQDLYEMGMEYAEKISMRPGHSEHQLGLAIDVTSDSVNQSLSVDFAKTEEGKWVLEHAHEFGFIIRYPENREAEVGYTYQPWHLRYVGVEVASEIYENDWVLEDYILTYGLLDQ, from the coding sequence ATGCAAAAATTATGTGTCGTGATTGCATTAATTTCATTATTAGGTATAGGCTTTACATTTTATTCTCATATGATGAGTGATGAGATGCAATTAGAACGATTGGGGTACTCAAAAGAAGTGATTACTCAATTGCGTAATGAAAATTCAGAGATGATTGATAAGATTATAAGAGATAAAAGAAGCAGTGAAGAACTACTCGATTATCTTTTTGTGAAAAACTTTAATTATGACTGCTACGATGAATATGTTGATTTAAAAGAAAAATATCCCGAGTTAGAAGCAACTGAAGTTGTGTACGTGGCTTCTTTTTTTGAACATGTTTTTGTTCCAACTTTACTTCAGAATGGTTATGATGAAACAACGATTGACATGTGGTTTCAGTCACCAAACTTTAGTCAATATATTAAAACAGGTGATATCACAACCTTAAATAGTATTTTAAGCTTTGCCAAAGAAACAGGAAATGATTTATATACGTTATTAGAGTATGTAAGCTATGAAAAAAGGTATCCTCAAATTGGAATAAATGAAACAATAGCTCAGGTGGATGAATATCAAAATACCATATTCCCAGCCCTAAAACAAAAAGGATATCAAGCAGAGGAGATTGAGGTCTTATATACGAGCTGTGAATTAACTGATTTAAAAGCGTTAATTGATACCGATTTAAATCCATCTCAAACACTAGAACTCATGACTGCTAGTAGTTTTAGTTCGGCTAATTTTGAAATTTATGATGAAGTCTTAAATAGTGGACATTCGATTACGTATGCCCTTCAATATGCTAAATATCCAAATGTTAAATCAAATTTTTATGAAGCGATTGTTTCAACTCCAAATCCAAATCAACTGCTAGCACTTGTTAATAAAAACTATCAATTAGAGGCAACGTATGTGCCGACTGATTTTGTTCCATTAGATGTTACACTTTCGACCTTTGCATTGACTGGTACGAACTATTTACGCCGTGATGCAGCAGATGCCACTGAAAAACTCTTTGAAGCGGCAAAAGAGGAAGGGATTGAGCTTTTATTACGGTCAGGTTACATTTCCTATGAAACACAGAAAAAAAATTATGAACAAGATCTGTATGAAATGGGAATGGAATATGCAGAAAAAATTAGTATGAGACCTGGACATAGTGAACATCAATTAGGATTAGCAATTGATGTTACGAGTGATAGTGTCAATCAAAGTTTATCGGTTGATTTTGCTAAAACTGAAGAAGGAAAATGGGTGTTAGAACATGCTCATGAATTTGGATTTATTATTAGATATCCAGAGAATCGTGAAGCAGAAGTGGGATATACTTATCAACCTTGGCATCTGCGTTATGTTGGCGTAGAGGTGGCTTCTGAAATTTATGAAAATGATTGGGTATTAGAAGATTATATTTTAACCTATGGCTTACTCGATCAATGA